The following proteins are co-located in the Corynebacterium kalinowskii genome:
- a CDS encoding BCCT family transporter, whose amino-acid sequence MDSIKVVNETTPENPRERAFLGLKTDPLIFLAATGFILVFVVATIAFGKRAQEAFTAIAGSLLTNLGWMYIGGVSLALLFLIAVFVSRFGRVKLGDDDDEPEHSLPVWFAMLFAGGTGAVLMFWGVAEPINHYYNVPQNNVDSQTQEAARQAMAFTYYHFGIHMWVIMVLPGLALGYFIYKRKLPPRLSSVFAPLLGARIYSTPGKLIDALAVVGTVFGIAVSVGLGALQINAGLHKLYGVPEISWVQLSILLVITIAACLSVASGLDKGIKILSNLNIGMAVLFLVFVLIAGPTLTLLRASVEAFGIYAEELPEMMFWTDSFDQNPGWQGKWTVFYWAWTICWSPFVGLFVARISRGRTVREFIAGVLALPTIFAIIWFAIFGRAGLELEFADPGFLTTPVVVEGDVPAALFKFLEAYPLTSIVAPLALLIVIIFFITSIDSAAMVTDMMCTGEENQSPTSYRVLWAVLIGSVAAALLLVSPETGIATLQEVVIIVALPFFLMQFVMMYSLIKGMGDDAAARRRVLTRKWEKTDTPEKLEAHEALPAPGYDEEGNELPTLHYDYDEEGRIIIAGDVVIAGDLGVVGDIDDDPDDSGPSAVGDGHTVIETTPPRNWT is encoded by the coding sequence ATGGATTCCATCAAGGTGGTCAATGAGACCACACCAGAAAACCCGCGGGAGCGAGCGTTTCTGGGGCTCAAGACAGATCCGCTGATCTTTTTGGCGGCAACCGGTTTCATCCTGGTGTTCGTGGTTGCCACGATCGCTTTTGGAAAGCGTGCACAGGAGGCGTTCACTGCGATCGCCGGTAGCTTGCTCACCAATTTGGGCTGGATGTACATCGGTGGTGTCTCGCTAGCCCTGTTGTTCCTGATCGCTGTGTTCGTTTCCCGCTTCGGCCGAGTCAAGCTCGGCGATGATGACGACGAGCCCGAACACTCCCTGCCGGTTTGGTTCGCAATGCTCTTCGCTGGCGGCACTGGCGCCGTCCTGATGTTCTGGGGCGTGGCCGAGCCGATCAATCACTATTACAACGTGCCGCAGAACAACGTCGATTCTCAAACGCAGGAGGCGGCCCGCCAGGCGATGGCCTTCACCTACTATCACTTCGGCATTCACATGTGGGTGATTATGGTGCTGCCAGGCCTCGCCCTCGGCTACTTCATCTACAAGCGTAAATTGCCGCCGCGCCTATCCTCCGTGTTCGCGCCACTGCTCGGCGCGCGCATCTACTCCACGCCGGGCAAGCTTATCGACGCCCTCGCCGTCGTCGGCACCGTATTCGGCATCGCCGTCTCGGTTGGCCTCGGCGCACTCCAGATCAATGCCGGTCTGCACAAGCTGTATGGTGTGCCGGAGATCAGCTGGGTACAGCTGTCCATTTTGCTGGTGATCACGATCGCGGCATGTTTGTCTGTGGCCTCTGGCTTGGATAAGGGCATCAAGATTCTGTCGAACCTCAACATCGGCATGGCAGTGCTGTTCCTCGTATTCGTCCTGATCGCGGGGCCGACGCTGACGCTGCTGCGTGCTTCCGTGGAGGCCTTCGGCATTTACGCCGAAGAGCTTCCGGAAATGATGTTCTGGACGGATTCCTTTGATCAGAACCCTGGTTGGCAGGGCAAGTGGACCGTGTTCTATTGGGCGTGGACCATTTGTTGGTCGCCATTCGTCGGCCTGTTCGTGGCGCGTATTTCGCGTGGCCGCACGGTGCGCGAGTTCATTGCCGGTGTGCTGGCCTTGCCGACGATCTTCGCCATCATCTGGTTTGCTATCTTTGGCCGCGCTGGCCTTGAACTCGAGTTCGCCGATCCTGGCTTCCTGACAACCCCTGTTGTCGTGGAAGGCGACGTCCCAGCTGCGCTATTCAAGTTCCTGGAGGCCTACCCGCTGACGTCGATCGTCGCCCCGTTGGCTTTGTTGATCGTCATCATCTTCTTCATCACCTCGATCGACTCTGCGGCGATGGTCACCGACATGATGTGCACTGGCGAAGAGAACCAGTCGCCGACGTCGTACCGCGTGCTGTGGGCCGTGCTCATCGGCTCGGTAGCGGCTGCACTGCTGCTCGTCTCCCCGGAGACAGGTATCGCCACATTGCAGGAAGTAGTGATCATCGTCGCACTGCCGTTTTTCTTGATGCAGTTCGTGATGATGTATTCCCTCATTAAGGGAATGGGTGATGATGCTGCTGCGCGTCGCCGAGTTCTCACCCGCAAGTGGGAGAAGACCGACACCCCAGAAAAGCTGGAAGCTCATGAGGCGCTGCCAGCTCCTGGCTATGACGAGGAAGGCAACGAGCTGCCTACGCTCCACTACGACTATGACGAAGAAGGACGCATCATCATCGCCGGAGACGTGGTTATTGCCGGTGACCTCGGCGTGGTGGGCGATATTGACGATGATCCAGACGATAGTGGCCCCAGCGCCGTCGGTGATGGACACACCGTGATCGAAACCACTCCACCACGTAACTGGACATAG